One genomic segment of Streptomyces sp. TLI_146 includes these proteins:
- a CDS encoding NB-ARC domain-containing protein, which yields MVDRPKILAELLARLTGGLPNTAKPSTVALIGAGGFGKTTLAIQALNAPEILERFPGGAWWTRLGQNATGPALAAKVNDIYARISGRRALVTDPEQAGLELGDMLDRCLPTLLVIDDVWHAGQLSPFLSGGDRCTRLVTTRVRDALRGDVWPMRVDEMSSEETGRLITHGVHLALDAAETEHLVRTVGRWPLLASLVNAQLRIRTDRGAAPHEAAEAVLSVLREHGPSGIDEQDPPGIDEHQARARAVRLTIEAGLRLLGSDLSDRFLELGIFPEDTDIHRDVLALLWGRTAGLSSAQTAAACAEFAALSLVADAREKPPLIRLHDVIRDYARAELGVRQADIHEVLLEAAANTLPSEDDNTAWWKIPVRAEYWWQHLVHHMAQAQQPQPLEALVTEPRWMLARLHAYGPAAVESDLTHSTSLLGPRLRHLIAQNAHLLAPCQPSHALSCTLLARLEAVPSIDTTPGWAGLGHPYLRPHWLLPDHVSHAVLRTLSGHRGAVRGCAFHPGGTILATSGEDGLGLLWDIRDGRQLHVLDPGGQVPLRACAFHPDGTLLLTVGHGGTARLWHVASAEPAGELIGHHGIVHTAAFSPDGTLAVTGGADRTVRIWRLPSKERAHVLRGHPGAVLDCAISPDGNVLATVGGDRSVRLWHLSSGEPYDELRPDDPARLTACAFSADGHLLASGDADGAVRLWDWASGRQVNGAMSGHEAVTACDFSPADPLLAAVGTGGQSAWLWNRMTRQETRIAHGTGKGSQSWACAYSPDGSQLATGDQDGSVRLWNPYASAIAHDILGRRRAMDAVVFTPDGTALVTTNVGGSTSIWNASEGGLLTELDTHARPGTPCAVSPDGRHLGVVDDDGTAGIYERTTGARLHRLADPAYDIGACTFTCDGGYLVTGGSRGTITLWRVADGQAVGQFSAGTSFITACCFSPNGTLFATAHVGGVNVWDWATRSQLRTHFGTLRAIPTCAFSPDGMLLAVAGEDRSVRFWRATSGKRGRKVIRYPTGLPSCAFNPVSGLLATAGHDGTITVWDLDDDTKPVAGTRVALPVGGCAWSPEGHRLAAAGQAGLYLFDFVQRNSR from the coding sequence ATGGTGGACCGGCCGAAAATCCTGGCAGAGCTGCTCGCACGGCTCACCGGTGGCCTCCCGAACACGGCTAAACCTTCTACTGTCGCTCTTATCGGAGCCGGTGGGTTCGGCAAGACCACGCTCGCGATCCAGGCTCTCAACGCGCCAGAGATACTGGAGCGGTTTCCCGGCGGGGCTTGGTGGACGCGGCTGGGCCAGAACGCGACGGGCCCAGCGCTGGCGGCCAAAGTCAACGACATCTACGCGCGAATCAGCGGCAGGCGGGCCCTTGTAACCGACCCGGAGCAAGCAGGCCTTGAGCTGGGCGACATGCTCGACCGGTGTCTGCCCACGCTTCTCGTCATCGATGACGTCTGGCATGCCGGGCAACTGTCGCCGTTCCTGTCTGGCGGTGATCGATGCACCCGGCTGGTGACCACAAGGGTGAGGGATGCCCTGCGGGGAGACGTCTGGCCAATGAGGGTCGACGAAATGAGCAGCGAGGAGACCGGGCGCCTCATCACCCACGGTGTGCATCTGGCCCTCGACGCCGCGGAGACCGAACACCTCGTCAGGACGGTCGGGCGATGGCCGCTGCTTGCCTCTCTCGTCAATGCCCAGCTGCGGATACGTACCGATCGAGGGGCCGCGCCGCATGAGGCGGCCGAGGCCGTCCTGTCTGTCTTGCGCGAGCACGGACCGTCCGGGATCGACGAACAGGACCCGCCAGGGATCGACGAGCACCAGGCACGGGCGAGGGCCGTCCGCCTGACGATTGAGGCGGGGCTGCGCCTGCTTGGCTCCGACCTGAGTGACCGATTCCTCGAACTGGGTATCTTCCCCGAGGACACCGACATCCACCGAGACGTGCTTGCCCTGCTGTGGGGCCGTACGGCTGGGCTGAGTTCAGCGCAGACGGCAGCCGCGTGCGCGGAATTCGCCGCTCTGTCGCTGGTGGCTGATGCGCGTGAGAAACCGCCGCTCATCCGATTGCACGACGTCATCCGCGACTACGCTCGGGCCGAGCTCGGCGTTCGTCAGGCCGATATTCACGAGGTGCTCCTGGAAGCCGCGGCCAACACTCTGCCGAGCGAAGATGACAACACCGCCTGGTGGAAGATTCCCGTACGGGCCGAGTACTGGTGGCAGCACCTCGTCCACCACATGGCACAGGCGCAGCAGCCGCAGCCACTGGAGGCGCTGGTGACGGAGCCACGCTGGATGCTGGCCCGACTGCACGCCTACGGCCCGGCCGCCGTCGAGTCGGACCTCACGCACTCGACTAGCCTGCTCGGGCCGCGGTTGCGGCACCTCATCGCACAGAACGCCCACCTGCTAGCACCATGCCAACCATCGCATGCGCTCTCCTGCACTCTGCTCGCCAGGTTGGAGGCGGTGCCATCCATCGACACCACGCCCGGATGGGCTGGCCTTGGCCACCCCTATCTGCGGCCTCACTGGCTACTGCCTGACCACGTCTCCCATGCCGTCCTGCGTACTCTCAGCGGGCACCGAGGCGCCGTGCGCGGCTGCGCCTTTCATCCTGGTGGGACGATCTTGGCCACCAGTGGCGAGGACGGTCTCGGCCTGTTGTGGGATATACGAGACGGCAGGCAACTGCATGTCCTGGACCCCGGTGGTCAGGTCCCGTTGCGGGCATGCGCGTTCCATCCCGATGGGACCCTGCTATTGACCGTCGGTCATGGCGGCACGGCACGGCTGTGGCACGTGGCTTCGGCCGAACCCGCAGGTGAACTGATCGGCCACCACGGCATCGTGCACACCGCCGCCTTCTCCCCGGACGGCACCTTGGCCGTAACCGGGGGTGCGGACCGCACGGTCAGAATCTGGCGCTTGCCCTCGAAGGAGCGGGCGCACGTCCTGCGCGGGCATCCGGGCGCGGTCCTCGACTGCGCGATCAGCCCTGATGGGAACGTCCTTGCCACCGTGGGCGGCGACCGAAGCGTGCGGCTATGGCACCTAAGTTCTGGCGAACCGTACGACGAGTTGCGGCCCGACGACCCGGCGCGCTTGACAGCATGCGCCTTTAGTGCCGACGGCCACCTCCTGGCCAGCGGCGACGCTGACGGTGCAGTACGTCTGTGGGACTGGGCGAGCGGCCGCCAGGTGAACGGCGCCATGTCCGGCCACGAGGCCGTCACTGCCTGCGACTTCTCACCCGCGGACCCACTCCTGGCTGCCGTCGGCACCGGCGGCCAATCAGCCTGGTTGTGGAACCGGATGACTCGTCAGGAGACGCGCATAGCGCACGGCACGGGAAAGGGTTCACAGTCTTGGGCCTGCGCCTACAGCCCGGACGGGTCACAGCTCGCGACAGGAGACCAAGACGGCTCAGTACGGCTGTGGAATCCATATGCCAGCGCAATCGCGCATGACATACTCGGGCGCCGCCGCGCCATGGACGCCGTTGTGTTCACCCCAGACGGTACTGCGCTGGTGACAACCAACGTAGGCGGCTCCACCTCGATCTGGAACGCGAGCGAGGGAGGGCTGCTGACTGAACTAGACACACATGCCAGACCAGGCACGCCCTGTGCCGTCAGCCCAGACGGGCGCCATCTCGGCGTGGTCGACGACGACGGAACTGCGGGAATCTACGAAAGGACAACTGGAGCCCGCTTGCATCGGCTGGCGGATCCTGCTTACGACATCGGGGCTTGCACGTTCACCTGTGACGGCGGATATCTTGTCACCGGCGGGAGCCGTGGAACGATCACGCTCTGGCGCGTCGCAGACGGTCAGGCCGTCGGCCAGTTCTCCGCCGGTACCTCGTTCATCACGGCCTGCTGCTTCAGCCCAAACGGCACGCTCTTCGCCACCGCCCATGTGGGAGGCGTGAACGTGTGGGACTGGGCTACTCGAAGCCAGCTCCGCACGCATTTTGGCACTCTCAGAGCTATTCCCACCTGTGCTTTCTCACCCGACGGCATGCTCCTTGCCGTCGCGGGCGAAGATCGTTCCGTTCGCTTCTGGCGTGCGACATCCGGCAAGCGCGGCCGCAAGGTGATCCGTTACCCCACTGGCTTACCTTCGTGCGCCTTCAACCCCGTCAGCGGACTGCTGGCAACCGCCGGACACGACGGAACGATCACCGTGTGGGACCTAGACGACGACACCAAACCTGTCGCGGGGACCAGGGTCGCCCTGCCAGTCGGCGGCTGCGCATGGTCCCCAGAAGGCCACCGGCTGGCCGCCGCAGGGCAGGCAGGGCTGTACCTCTTCGACTTCGTCCAGAGGAATTCTCGCTGA